The Deinococcus roseus genome contains a region encoding:
- a CDS encoding NUDIX hydrolase yields the protein MVPTFVVNVEVVIYRQDRCLLTLRSLQETHAGGTFAFPGGKVEQHEIMNDVLEHVARREIREEVGLEVGSLTYLEANSFLAGDVPCINVVMQAPYLSGTVQLQQEELAAAEWLTLPEALARSETPLWTRNSLKKAEEMRNAVR from the coding sequence ATGGTTCCAACTTTTGTGGTCAATGTGGAAGTGGTGATTTACAGGCAAGACCGTTGCCTGCTGACTTTGCGCAGCCTGCAAGAAACCCATGCAGGAGGCACCTTCGCTTTTCCAGGAGGCAAGGTGGAGCAGCATGAAATCATGAATGATGTCCTGGAACATGTGGCCCGCCGCGAAATCCGGGAAGAAGTGGGTTTAGAAGTCGGTTCACTGACGTATCTGGAAGCCAACAGTTTTCTGGCCGGAGATGTGCCCTGCATCAATGTGGTGATGCAGGCCCCCTACCTGTCTGGCACAGTGCAATTGCAGCAAGAAGAATTGGCTGCAGCAGAATGGCTGACCCTGCCAGAAGCCCTGGCAAGGTCTGAAACCCCCCTCTGGACCCGAAACAGCCTGAAAAAAGCCGAGGAAATGAGAAATGCAGTTCGATGA
- a CDS encoding CHRD domain-containing protein: protein MHARTLAFGVFSLILASCAQQVPVAAPVFLAKLSGNNVVPAVSGDAWGFANASFDGTSMVINGNYYRLSGKATSIELRKAKVGQNSATVVCALDIKEDTSKVGNGTFSKTCTVKDQGIQEDLLKTGQYYVTVSTASHTDGELRGQLGYE from the coding sequence ATGCACGCACGCACCCTGGCATTCGGGGTTTTCAGTTTGATTCTGGCGTCCTGCGCCCAACAAGTTCCCGTTGCTGCTCCCGTCTTTCTGGCCAAACTGTCCGGCAACAATGTGGTGCCTGCTGTCTCAGGCGATGCCTGGGGGTTTGCCAATGCTTCTTTTGATGGCACCAGCATGGTGATCAACGGCAATTATTACCGTCTGAGCGGCAAGGCCACCAGCATTGAGTTGCGCAAAGCCAAAGTGGGTCAGAACAGCGCAACCGTGGTGTGTGCCCTGGACATCAAAGAAGACACCAGCAAAGTGGGCAATGGAACGTTCAGCAAAACCTGCACGGTCAAAGACCAGGGCATTCAGGAAGACCTGCTGAAAACCGGCCAGTACTACGTCACTGTCAGCACCGCCAGCCACACCGATGGTGAACTGCGCGGCCAGCTTGGGTATGAATAA